One genomic segment of Dioscorea cayenensis subsp. rotundata cultivar TDr96_F1 unplaced genomic scaffold, TDr96_F1_v2_PseudoChromosome.rev07_lg8_w22 25.fasta BLBR01000881.1, whole genome shotgun sequence includes these proteins:
- the LOC120255196 gene encoding pentatricopeptide repeat-containing protein At1g26460, mitochondrial-like: MAAVLSRARFLLRTRLNPSLPLRSISSSPFLSQEPQLQESPAASPLPPNPSIGSPFYNENWRHPTPSPGAAVAQSIVPLGIGAQSSVRMMAFSQTLDAASLMNVFADWMASQRWSDLKQLFEFWIRSLDATGKLNTPDVNIFNHYLRASLMMGASAGELLDLVVQMQDYQITPNTASYNLVLKAMHQTRESEAAEKLIDRMLQTGTAPDDESYNLVIGLLLTMNQIDLALKYMDLTLKSGYMVSMNVFTDCVRCCVTAGRLDVLSSIIEKCKTTEQNKSLCPPWNLCNYIADVALQADHSKLAFFALEFLARWIARGENARPPVLLSVDEGLVVSAFGTAGRTYNSTLLDAAWSILRRSLRQKRAPNPETYLSKIYSHASLGQLQRAFSTLSEFENAYGNSDEIEEELFSPFTSLYPLVVACCKNGFSTLDSVYVQLENLSNADPPYKSVAALNCVILGCANIWDLDRAYETFEAIGGKLGMAPDIHSYNALICAFGKLKKTSEALKVFEHLVSLGAKPNATTFTLLVDAHLINRDQKAALSVIDDMVKAGLAPSKETLKKVRRRCSREMDFDSDEKVQLLARQFNYRMGGEIRREVLYNLEYSTEY; this comes from the exons ATGGCGGCGGTCCTCTCCCGTGCTCGCTTCTTACTCAGAACCAGGCTGAATCCCAGCCTTCCTCTTCGctccatttcttcttctcctttcctCTCCCAAGAGCCCCAACTCCAGGAGTCGCCGGCGGCATCGCCACTTCCGCCGAACCCGTCGATCGGAAGCCCATTCTACAATGAGAACTGGAGACACCCGACCCCCTCGCCTGGCGCAGCTGTTGCTCAGTCAATCGTTCCTTTGGGGATCGGCGCTCAATCCTCTGTGCGAATGATGGCCTTCTCTCAGACCCTCGATGCCGCCAGCCTTATGAACGTCTTCGCCGACTGGATGGCGTCGCAGCGATGGTCTGATCTCAAGCAGCTCTTCGAGTTCTGGATCCGATCCCTCGATGCGACTGGGAAGCTGAACACGCCCGACGTGAATATCTTTAACCATTACTTGAGGGCTAGTCTCATGATGGGGGCCTCCGCCGGGGAGTTGTTGGATCTCGTGGTGCAGATGCAGGACTACCAAATTACGCCCAACACTGCGTCATATAATCTAGTGCTTAAGGCCATGCACCAAACTCGGGAGAGCGAGGCCGCTGAGAAGCTCATCGATCG GATGCTGCAGACAGGCACTGCACCAGATGATGAATCATATAATTTGGTTATTGGCCTGCTACTTACGATGAATCAGATTGATTTAGCCCTGAAGTACATGGATTTGACACTGAAATCTGGGTACATGGTGTCAATGAATGTGTTCACAGACTGTGTTCGGTGTTGTGTTACTGCTGGGAGATTGGATGTATTGTCATCAATAATAGAGAAATGCAAG aCAACTGAACAGAACAAATCCCTGTGCCCACCGTGGAATTTGTGTAACTACATCGCCGATGTTGCATTGCAAGCAGATCATAGCAAATTGGCGTTCTTTGCCTTGGAATTTCTTGCTCGGTGGATTGCTCGTGGTGAAAATGCAAGACCACCTGTTCTGCTTTCAGTAGATGAAGGGTTAGTTGTGTCGGCATTTGGTACTGCTGGCAGAACCTATAATTCAACTCTATTAGATGCTGCTTGGTCAATCCTGAGGCGCTCATTGCGTCAGAAGAGGGCTCCAAACCCAGAAACTTACCTCTCAAAAATATATTCGCATGCATCACTGGGACAACTTCAACGTGCTTTTAGTACCCTCAGTGAATTTGAAAATGCTTATGGAAATTCTGATGAAATTGAAGAGGAGCTGTTTTCCCCGTTCACCTCTTTATACCCACTGGTTGTTGCTTGTTGCAAAAATGGCTTCTCAACATTGGACTCG GTGTATGTTCAACTAGAGAATTTAAGCAATGCAGATCCTCCATACAAATCTGTTGCCGCACTCAACTGTGTAATCCTTGGCTGTGCCAATATATGGGACCTTGATAGAGCCTATGAGACTTTTGAGGCCATCGGCGGGAAGCTTGGAATGGCACCAGACATCCATTCTTATAATGCTTTAATTTGTGCATTCGGAAAGCTTAAAAAG ACATCCGAAGCCTTAAAGGTGTTTGAGCATCTAGTAAGCCTGGGCGCGAAGCCGAATGCCACCACATTTACATTGCTGGTTGATGCGCATCTTATCAACCGAGACCAAAAGGCCGCTCTCTCTGTAATAGATGACATG GTCAAGGCGGGTTTGGCTCCTTCCAAAGAGACACTGAAGAAGGTGAGGAGGCGCTGTTCTCGAGAGATGGACTTTGATAGTGACGAAAAGGTTCAATTGCTCGCTCGGCAGTTTAATTACAGGATGGGCGGCGAAATTCGCAGGGAGGTGCTTTACAATCTGGAATACAGTACTGAGTACTAG
- the LOC120255194 gene encoding putative disease resistance RPP13-like protein 1, which yields MWVVDMMLGVVLSVVLWVVLSIVIPMFCFVVMMYLVMLYAVPIVLLVGLIMLRVVCFIYLDNYSELEEDPEPPTFDETIYAFQHYIMPVVVLKMLRIISWMLQDQMTKKMARVRDDLTKLQERLEKAYSKLEYADEEMMIVPYGTTNTLFHNLRAVSNDLQDLSDDLFKHEDKLKTMARMADYEVHWYSPFIYVYLLLIFFPQQINSQNNTLKNIDSRLEEILKQGLNNGLTLFNLNTTVEHEIDLVGGIEQDTENLVEKLMITSSSPGVHVYGIVGERGIGKTTLARKIFNHQTIKDKFHSPPPIWVDVHMNSTFHTIMNSINKFDGDLIQDKEILVVLNDVNDSKVLKDMTTDYMHLITNANVLVTTRYESVITHEGIYKHKLPLLSEEDGWALMCKLLFHDGEKGNMQHFEQIGKKMVNKCHGLPLSIKTIARILNAKEKNHSDKWEKVLENIIVSLELSNKTLPKTVYLLPYENLSPYIKQCFIFCAFFPEDYIFEKNILIQQWVVVGLVKKPSMSTEEENGEMQLLEDVANDYYMELLESNILQPAAAECFYYDDKAMCQMHGSMRSFGQHLVQNYGYFQGDVQALEEAATSPSSFSAPKLHHLVITNNAPLNVFPNIVKKQTSVRTLIFTSKLEITKLPKDLFQKLKLLRILDISGSDCRVLPNSLVKLVHLRYLNLSRLPIKTLPYAIGNLINLQHLILRYCGSLQYLPESIERLHKLRSIDLHQTPLTSTPFRISQLPQLTCLVGLVASDFYEISTLKKLQIRQEHINLTNLTLSCRGKGQPYEEAEKEKMQECFEALNPSSTLIQHIKINGYFGLEFPRWIMDLPFIKLIRLDLLKCKYCTELPPLYHFPLLEHLRVEDAWSIKHIDLDVGPWSNVPSLKSLILKDMPEWEEWTWEPYQSHLLKPVLELLEIINCPKLKSLPQGLAYHAESLATLTIYKAHSLEKVEGFASLKTATFFSNNNLSVISGFPATCNFEIDDCPKLDVTLVPQTSPTDAC from the exons ATGTGGGTTGTTGATATGATGTTGGGGGTTGTGCTCTCAGTTGTGTTGTGGGTTGTGTTGTCCATTGTTATACCAATGTTTTGCTTTGTTGTTATGATGTATCTGGTCATGTTGTATGCTGTTCCTATCGTGTTGCTGGTTGGTCTTATAATGTTGCGGGTTGTTTGTTTCATCTATTTGGATAACTACAGCGAGCTGGAAGAAGATCCAGAACCCCCCACGTTCGATGAAACAATATATGCCTTTCAACATTATATAATGCCGGTCGTTGTTCTTAAGATGTTGCGGATCATATCGTGGATGTTGCAGGATCAGATGACGAAGAAAATGGCGAGAGTGAGGGATGATCTCACGAAGTTACAAGAAAGGCTAGAAAAGGCCTACAGCAAGTTGGAGTATGCTGATGAGGAGATGATGATTGTCCCGTATGGCACCACCAACACCTTGTTTCATAATTTGAGAGCTGTTTCCAATGACTTGCAAGACTTAAGTGATGATTTATTTAAGCATGAGGATAAATTGAAGACAATGGCTAGAATGGCGGATTATGAG GTACACTGGTATTCTCCCTTCATTTATGTATACCTGCTCCTGATTTTTTTCCCCCAGCAAATTAATAGTCAAAATAACACTCTTAAAAATATTGACTCTAGATTGGAAGAGATTCTCAAACAAGGGTTAAACAATGGTTTGACTTTATTTAATCTTAATACCACTGTAGAACATGAAATTGATCTAGTTGGTGGAATAGAGCAAGATACTGAAAACCTAGTGGAGAAGTTAATGATCACCAGTAGTTCTCCTGGAGTCCATGTTTATGGGATTGTTGGGGAGAGAGGCATTGGCAAAACAACTCTAGCTAGAAAAATCTTCAACCACCAAACAATTAAAGATAAATTCCATTCGCCACCTCCGATATGGGTAGATGTTCACATGAATTCTACTTTTCATACAATAATGAATtccataaataaatttgatggtGATTTAATTCAAGATAAGGAAATTTTGGTGGTTCTCAATGATGTTAATGATTCAAAAGTACTAAAAGACATGACGACGGACTATATGCATTTAATCACTAATGCCAATGTCTTAGTTACAACTAGATATGAAAGTGTCATAACTCATGAGGGCATTTATAAACATAAGTTGCCATTATTGTCCGAGGAGGATGGTTGGGCCTTGATgtgtaaattattatttcatgatGGTGAAAAGGGGAACATGCAACACTTTGAACAAATAGGTAAAAAGATGGTGAACAAGTGTCATGGCCTTccactttcaatcaaaaccattgCTAGGATCCTAAATGCTAAAGAGAAAAATCATAGTGATAAGTGGGAGAAGGTCctagaaaatattattgtttcactAGAACTCTCAAATAAAACACTACCTAAGACCGTTTATTTGCTCCCTTATGAGAACTTGTCACCTTATATCAAGCAATGCTTCATCTTCTGTGCTTTCTTCCCCGAGGATTATATCTTCGAGAAGAACATTTTGATCCAACAATGGGTCGTTGTTGGGCTCGTGAAAAAACCATCAATGTCAACAGAAGAAGAGAATGGAGAGATGCAGCTTTTGGAAGATGTAGCAAATGATTACTACATGGAACTACTTGAAAGCAATATTTTACAACCAGCTGCTGCAGAATGCTTTTATTATGATGATAAAGCCATGTGCCAAATGCATGGTAGTATGCGCTCATTTGGTCAACATTTGGTTCAAAACTATGGTTATTTTCAAGGTGATGTACAAGCATTGGAAGAAGCCGCAACTTCCCCCTCGTCATTTTCCGCACCAAAGCTACATCATTTGGTAATCACAAATAATGCACCATTGAATGTATTTccaaatattgtgaaaaaacaAACATCGGTGAGAACACTCATCTTCACAAGCAAGCTTGAAATAACCAAGCTACCCAAAGATCTCTTCCAAAAGCTCAAGCTCTTGCGGATTTTGGATATAAGCGGCTCTGATTGTAGAGTCCTACCGAACTCTCTAGTCAAGCTCGTGCACCTGCGTTACCTAAATCTCTCACGTTTGCCCATCAAAACACTTCCATATGCTATTGGGAATCTCATCAATCTACAACACTTAATCCTCAGGTACTGTGGAAGTTTACAATATCTCCCTGAGAGCATCGAAAGATTGCATAAGCTCAGGAGCATCGACCTTCACCAAACACCACTCACGAGCACGCCATTTCGGATAAGTCAACTACCTCAATTGACTTGTCTCGTTGGATTAGTGGCAAGTGACTTCTACGAAATTAGCACACTGAAGAAGCTCCAAATACGCCAAGAACATATTAATCTCACTAATCTCACGCTTTCTTGTCGAGGAAAGGGTCAACCATATGAAGAAGCCGAGAAGGAGAAAATGCAAGAGTGCTTTGAGGCTCTCAACCCTTCGTCCACATTAATCCAACATATCAAAATCAATGGTTACTTCGGCCTAGAATTCCCTCGATGGATCATGGATTTACCTTTTATTAAATTGATAAGGCTTGACTTGCTCAAGTGTAAATATTGCACGGAACTTCCACCATTGTACCACTTTCCTTTGTTAGAACATCTTCGTGTTGAAGATGCATGGTCCATAAAGCACATTGATTTAGACGTTGGACCGTGGAGCAATGTTCCAAGCTTAAAGTCATTAATACTGAAAGACATGCCAGAGTGGGAAGAGTGGACATGGGAGCCATATCAATCTCATTTGCTGAAGCCTGTCCTCGAATTACTGGAGATCATCAACTGTCCAAAGCTCAAGTCTCTTCCTCAAGGTCTTGCTTACCATGCAGAAAGTTTGGCCACTCTCACAATCTACAAAGCACACAGCCTTGAAAAAGTCGAAGGATTCGCATCACTAAAAACCGCCACATTTTTCAGCAACAACAATCTCTCCGTTATCTCTGGTTTTCCAGCAACTTGCAATTTCGAGATTGATGATTGTCCTAAGTTGGATGTTACATTGGTTCCACAAACATCCCCTACAGACGCGTGCTAA